Genomic segment of Rhodococcus sp. W8901:
TACCACTCGCAGCCGAGTCTAAACCCGACCACCTGCCTTGTGAACCTTTCGGACGTTCGATCGGCACGAATCACCCGGTGTGTCAAGCGTTGTATTCAGCCAAACGGCAACCCGTGGCATTGCGACCGTCCGGTCCTAACGTTGTTCTCTGTCACCCCATCCCGTTGCGCCCCCGATCCGAGTGCGGCGCACGGATTTTCCGTCCCATTGCAACCCAGGAGTCCTCGATGTTCCGTATGCGCCGTCTGCCCCGAGCTGCTCTCGCTCTCGCGCTCGTTCCCCTGGCAGGGCTGGCGGTTGCATGTGGCGGTTCGGACGCCGCGGCGTCCGACGCCGCGACCGATCAGTTCACCCTCAAGGTCTACGACCCGGGCAACTCCGGAGCGATTGCGGTCGGGAAGCGTGACGGTGACTTCGACCGAGCGCTCGCACCGCTCGGAGCGAAGATCGAATGGGTCAAGACCACACCGGGATTCAGTTCCAACCTCAAACTGTTCAACACCGGGGAACTGGATATCCAGACTGGCGCCTACAGCCCCGTCGTGGGCGCGCTGTCGAAGGACGTCGGCGTCCGGATCTTCGCGACGTCCGACCCGTACAACAAGGACCAGAGTGGCATCATCGCCACACCCGGGTCGGGCATCGAGAAGCTCGAGGACCTCGCGGGCAAGCGGGTCGCCGTCAATCCGGCGGCCAAGGGCGAGTACATCGTCCTCAAGGCGCTGACCGCGGCGCGCATCCCTATCGATTCGGTGGCGCGGGTACCGCTGCAGCAGACCGATGCGGCGTCCGCGTTCTCCACCGGGCAGGTGGATGCGTGGGCCTCCTTCCTTGCTCCTTACCAGGAGGCGAAAGTGAAGGGTGCCAAGGAGATCGCCACCGAGGGCAGCATCGACTCGGTCGATAACACGATCATCGCCGGCCGCACCGCGGTGCTGCAGGAACATCCCGAGGCGGTGCAGAAGTTCCTCGAGGTCACCCAGGACCTCACTCGCCGGCAGTGGGAGAATCCGGCCGCGTTCGAGAACGTCTTCGAACAGGCCGGTCCGCGGGCGCTGACCGGGCAGCGGCTCGACGACGCGATCGCGCTCGGCGGCAAGGTCACCGACTTCCGCTACCCGACCGCCGCCGACGAGGCGGATCTGCAGTCCGTGGCCGACCTGTTCTACGACAACGGCGTCATCCAGCGGCAGATCGCGGCCTCCGACCTCACGTTCGACCTGCAGGGCGCGGTGGCCGACAAGCAGGCGGCACGGCGATGACGGT
This window contains:
- a CDS encoding NrtA/SsuA/CpmA family ABC transporter substrate-binding protein; the protein is MFRMRRLPRAALALALVPLAGLAVACGGSDAAASDAATDQFTLKVYDPGNSGAIAVGKRDGDFDRALAPLGAKIEWVKTTPGFSSNLKLFNTGELDIQTGAYSPVVGALSKDVGVRIFATSDPYNKDQSGIIATPGSGIEKLEDLAGKRVAVNPAAKGEYIVLKALTAARIPIDSVARVPLQQTDAASAFSTGQVDAWASFLAPYQEAKVKGAKEIATEGSIDSVDNTIIAGRTAVLQEHPEAVQKFLEVTQDLTRRQWENPAAFENVFEQAGPRALTGQRLDDAIALGGKVTDFRYPTAADEADLQSVADLFYDNGVIQRQIAASDLTFDLQGAVADKQAARR